A genome region from Penaeus monodon isolate SGIC_2016 chromosome 14, NSTDA_Pmon_1, whole genome shotgun sequence includes the following:
- the LOC119580564 gene encoding uncharacterized protein LOC119580564 codes for MVPAVQKWGPAVLETNVLPRKLIVLHSKFKTRLFLVSWHLGGRVAINYFQLNFADPGRRVGRPRKNVDPDAPTPRGRAPKRARVDRDDSPATVKKEKNVSSVLVVDDGMSEGLHMTTSQVSALSALVACRECGEAVRIGVRPTTKGMISEFTVSCTVCEDSKSTNTPNLIRERKRKREKKDAILQKTENINYAHVAAFLDNGLGYSGLRHYCKYFNARCLNEATFIVYARQVINDVVTDTEDSLLFSVGIVREVFKSHLETDGLIDLTVAFTTTYHQWGSDFCLVAGAVIELTTGLVLDYDVANMYCHVCKINAKKIVSMSPAEMTEWFNKHQDTCEIREWCDELDHDAEEGVREIEPKYLECFIAKKIWSRSIEKYGFRYTTLIHESDEKIHEELSKAAVYGDVPILIDSTSSCFSRRKSEHARTSFQTKLKAKCPRERVQTKDRIMYVYAMSIPEYNKFAISSNFKLRQLVKEMESAAEEPSMILGQPVEDLEEEMSEIKAMKLEQANGQGGNANETGEGYEEDDEEMEEEGVEQEEMGGQEGEEMEGEEDEELEGQDEEEEEEELEGQEEEGLEEQEEGEDIEGQEEEEELESQEEERNQEDVIGIQEKEEVKVGRLIKQEKVEGVMKMAQEKVTAGSAGEVKKVVPEKTVSVSEGVGKESKSGESSATSKQSESK; via the exons ATGGTGCCAGCTGTTCAAAAGTGGGGCCCAGCAG TACTAGAAACTAATGTACTCCCAAGAAAGTTGATTGTATTGCATAGCAAGTTTAAGACAAGAT TATTTTTAGTTTCATGGCATCTGGGGGGAAGAGTTGCAATTAACTACTTTCAACTGAATTTTGCAGATCCTGGGAGGAGGGTTGGAAGACCTCGGAAAAATGTGGACCCTGATGCACCTACTCCAAGGGGGCGAGCTCCTAAACGGGCCCGGGTTGACAGGGATGACAGTCCTGCAacagtgaagaaagagaagaatgtttCATCAGTATTGGTGGTGGATGATGGGATGTCAGAAGGCCTTCACATGACTACCAGCCAAGTTTCAGCCTTGAGTGCCTTGGTAGCATGTCGAGAGTGTGGAGAGGCAGTGAGAATAGGAGTCAGGCCAACAACAAAGGGCATGATTTCAGAGTTTACTGTGTCTTGCACAGTCTGTGAGGATAGCAAATCAACAAACACTCCCAACCTGATTCGTGaacggaaaagaaaacgagaaaagaaggaTGCAATTcttcagaaaacagaaaacataaaTTATGCACATGTTGCTGCATTTTTAGACAATGGCCTTGGATACAGTGGCCTGCGTCACTACTGCAAGTATTTCAATGCCAGATGCCTTAATGAGGCCACATTTATTGTTTATGCAAGACAGGTCATAAATGACGTTGTTACAGATACAGAAGACAGCTTGCTATTTTCTGTTGGCATTGTCAGAGAAGTTTTTAAGAGCCATCTAGAAACAGATGGCTTAATTGATCTTACAGTTGCCTTTACAACCACGTATCACCAGTGGGGTAGTGATTTCTGCCTTGTAGCTGGGGCAGTTATTGAACTGACCACAGGCCTTGTATTGGACTATGATGTGGCCAATATGTATTGTCATGTATGcaagataaatgcaaaaaaaatagtaTCCATGTCCCCAGCAGAAATGACAGAGTGGTTCAACAAGCATCAAGATACCTGTGAAATACGAGAATGGTGTGATGAGTTAGATCATGATGCagaggaaggagtaagagagattGAACCCAAGTACTTAGAATGCTTCATCGCCAAGAAAATATGGTCAAGATCTATTGAAAAATATGGTTTCCGGTATACCACACTCATCCATGAAAGTGATGAGAAGATTCATGAGGAGCTGTCGAAGGCTGCTGTGTATGGTGATGTACCTATTTTGATTGACAGTACCTCTTCATGCTTTAGCAGAAGGAAGAGTGAACATGCTCGGACATCCTTCCAAACCAAATTAAAAGCAAAGTGCCctagagagagagtacagaccAAAGATAGAATCATGTATGTTTATGCTATGTCCATTCCGGAGTACAACAAATTTGCTATATCATCTAATTTTAAGCTAAGGCAACtggtaaaagaaatggaaagtgcTGCAGAAGAACCAAGCATGATACTTGGCCAGCCTGTGGAGGATCTAGAGGAGGAAATGTCTGAAATCAAAGCCATGAAGTTAGAGCAGGCAAATGGACAGGGTGGAAATGCAAATGAGACTGGGGAGGGatatgaagaggatgatgaagaaatggaagaggaaggagttgagcaggaggaaatgggaggccaagagggggaggaaatggaaggtgaggaagatgaagaacttGAGGGtcaagatgaggaagaggaggaggaggaattagaaGGCCAGGAAGAAGAAGGCttagaggaacaggaggaaggggaggatattgaggggcaagaggaagaggaagaactagAAAgtcaagaagaggaaagaaatcaaGAGGATGTTATTGGCattcaagaaaaggaagaagtaaaagtgGGAAGACtaataaaacaagagaaagtTGAAGGGGTCATGAAAATGGCCCAGGAAAAGGTGACTGCCGGATCAGCTGGGGAGGTAAAGAAAGTAGTCCCAGAAAAAACGGTATCAGTGAGTGAAGGTGTAGGCAAAGAGAGCAAGAGTGGAGAGAGTAGTGCCACCAGTAAACAGAGTGAATCAAAATGA